From the Desulfuromonas sp. genome, one window contains:
- the holA gene encoding DNA polymerase III subunit delta has product MTPGELQKKIKSAEIPGLIYLYGSESFFIQRTLKQLIDAIVAADARDFNFQVYHGKETRIEDLLDSIRTLPVFAPKRMVVVKEADKLPAVDLDALSPYVEEPVPETCLVMVGDKIDKRKKFFQQFAKKGALVEFRGLYENQIPSFVKDQAGAAGYRFTEDALALFCRRSGTSLMEIDGELQKLFQYVGQERTLVDVSDVEEIVSDTRVDSIFDMVNAIGQRDAGEALRLLGRLLDEGIAPLVVLSMLARHFRQLWMSRELIDERVGRKDISKRIGVNPYFIDGLLKQAKLFNHKQYRRSFELFLTTDIALKSTGNNPGALLEELLLEISGLEA; this is encoded by the coding sequence ATGACGCCCGGTGAGTTGCAGAAAAAAATCAAGTCGGCCGAAATCCCTGGTTTGATTTATCTTTATGGCTCGGAATCGTTCTTTATTCAGCGCACCCTCAAACAACTCATCGATGCCATTGTTGCCGCAGATGCCCGTGACTTCAATTTCCAGGTTTATCATGGCAAAGAGACCAGGATAGAGGACCTTCTCGATAGTATCCGCACGCTCCCGGTCTTTGCGCCGAAAAGGATGGTCGTCGTCAAGGAGGCCGATAAGCTGCCGGCGGTTGACCTCGATGCCCTGTCTCCTTATGTCGAAGAACCGGTTCCTGAGACATGCCTGGTTATGGTTGGAGATAAAATTGACAAAAGAAAGAAATTCTTTCAGCAGTTTGCAAAGAAAGGTGCCCTGGTCGAATTCAGGGGGTTGTATGAAAACCAGATACCGTCTTTTGTCAAGGATCAGGCTGGGGCGGCTGGATACCGCTTTACCGAAGATGCCCTGGCACTGTTTTGTCGACGCTCCGGAACCAGCCTGATGGAGATCGACGGCGAACTGCAGAAACTCTTTCAGTACGTCGGGCAGGAGCGCACCCTGGTCGATGTTTCTGATGTCGAGGAGATTGTCTCTGATACCCGGGTTGACAGTATCTTCGATATGGTCAACGCGATCGGGCAGCGCGATGCCGGGGAGGCCCTCCGCCTGCTCGGTCGACTGCTCGATGAAGGGATCGCTCCGCTGGTTGTCCTGAGCATGTTGGCGCGCCACTTTCGCCAGCTCTGGATGTCGCGAGAGCTGATTGATGAGCGGGTCGGACGCAAGGATATTTCCAAGAGGATCGGCGTAAACCCATATTTCATCGATGGTTTGCTCAAGCAGGCCAAACTGTTTAATCACAAACAGTATCGCCGTTCTTTTGAGCTTTTCTTGACGACCGATATCGCCCTCAAGTCGACCGGCAATAATCCCGGGGCGCTTCTCGAGGAGCTGCTGCTCGAGATTTCCGGTCTCGAGGCCTGA
- a CDS encoding leucine--tRNA ligase: MQERYDAAAVEKKWQQIWESEESFAVSEDSDRPKYYVLEMFPYPSGRIHMGHVRNYSIGDVVARFKTMQGFNVLHPMGWDAFGMPAENAAIQHGTHPAKWTYENIDNMRVQLKRMGLSYDWNREFATCDADYYRWEQLVFLKMLEQGLAYKKSSSVNWCPDCETVLANEQVEDGCCWRCDNEVVDKELEQWFFRITDYAEELLECIDQLDGWPESVLTMQRNWIGKSIGCEIDFPLENSEQSIRIFTTRQDTLYGATFMSLAPEHPKALELTTGDNRKDVEAFIAKVGKQDKNKRTSEDYEKEGVFTGSYCINPVSGRKMPVYIANFVLMDYGTGAVMAVPTHDQRDFEFAKKYDLPMVVVIQPDEALDVDSMSEAWTGPGTMANSGSFDGLDNETAKEEIADYLEAEGLGTKAVNFRLRDWGVSRQRYWGTPIPVVYCDACGVVPVPEDQLPVVLPTDVKFTGGGGSPLAALESFAGTDCPACGKPARRETDTFDTFVESSWYFARYACADYDQGVLDKSRAEYWMPVDQYIGGVEHAVMHLLYARFYTKVLRDLGLMDIDEPFTNLLTQGMVCMETKECPEHGWLYPEEIVDGTCTKCQNSVVTGRNEKMSKSKKNVVDPDHLIQHYGADTARLFSLFASPPEKDLEWNEQGVEGCYRFLNRVWRGVFDNFELIRDVAPATSAEGKGRDLRRIVHKTIKKVTDDIDGRFHFNTAIAAIMELVNAIYGFAEKDQHPEVMREALETVVVLLTPFVPHVAEEMWSLLGNEDRLSTGSWPQWDEAALVEESKLIVVQVNGKVRGKVKVPADIAEDDLKEAAIEEENVARFIADKTVRKVIVIPGRLVNVVVS; encoded by the coding sequence ATGCAAGAGCGTTATGATGCCGCTGCTGTCGAAAAGAAATGGCAGCAGATCTGGGAGTCGGAAGAATCGTTTGCTGTTTCCGAGGATTCGGACCGTCCGAAATATTATGTCCTTGAAATGTTCCCTTATCCGTCAGGCCGGATTCACATGGGGCACGTTCGTAATTACTCGATTGGCGATGTTGTCGCCCGTTTCAAGACAATGCAGGGTTTCAATGTCCTCCATCCGATGGGATGGGATGCTTTCGGCATGCCGGCTGAAAATGCGGCGATCCAGCATGGCACCCATCCGGCCAAGTGGACCTATGAAAACATCGATAACATGCGGGTTCAGCTTAAACGCATGGGCCTGTCGTATGACTGGAATCGGGAATTTGCGACATGCGATGCCGATTACTATCGTTGGGAACAACTGGTCTTTCTGAAAATGCTGGAACAGGGCCTGGCCTACAAGAAAAGCTCTTCGGTGAACTGGTGCCCCGATTGTGAGACGGTACTGGCCAACGAACAGGTTGAGGATGGCTGCTGCTGGCGTTGTGACAACGAGGTCGTTGATAAAGAGCTTGAGCAGTGGTTCTTTCGGATCACCGACTACGCCGAAGAGTTGCTTGAATGTATAGATCAACTCGATGGCTGGCCGGAATCTGTTCTGACCATGCAACGCAACTGGATCGGTAAAAGTATCGGTTGTGAAATAGACTTCCCGCTTGAAAATAGTGAGCAATCGATCCGGATATTCACCACCCGACAGGACACTCTGTATGGCGCAACCTTCATGAGCCTTGCACCGGAACATCCAAAAGCCCTTGAACTGACAACCGGAGATAACAGGAAGGACGTAGAAGCCTTTATTGCCAAGGTTGGCAAGCAGGATAAAAACAAGCGAACCAGCGAGGATTACGAAAAAGAGGGTGTTTTTACCGGAAGTTATTGCATCAACCCGGTCAGCGGTCGGAAGATGCCTGTCTATATTGCCAATTTTGTGTTGATGGATTACGGAACCGGTGCGGTTATGGCTGTTCCGACCCACGATCAGCGTGACTTTGAGTTTGCGAAAAAATATGACCTGCCAATGGTGGTCGTTATCCAGCCGGATGAGGCTCTGGATGTCGACTCAATGTCCGAAGCGTGGACCGGACCCGGTACGATGGCGAATTCCGGAAGCTTTGACGGGCTTGATAATGAGACGGCCAAGGAAGAAATAGCAGATTATCTCGAGGCTGAAGGCCTTGGAACAAAAGCGGTCAATTTCCGTTTACGTGACTGGGGTGTTTCCCGGCAGCGTTACTGGGGGACGCCGATTCCGGTTGTTTACTGTGATGCCTGCGGAGTGGTTCCGGTCCCGGAAGATCAGTTGCCGGTCGTTCTGCCGACCGACGTCAAATTTACCGGCGGGGGGGGGAGCCCGCTGGCCGCCCTCGAGTCTTTTGCCGGAACCGATTGTCCGGCATGCGGCAAGCCAGCCCGGCGCGAGACCGACACGTTTGATACGTTTGTTGAAAGTTCCTGGTATTTTGCCCGCTATGCCTGTGCTGATTACGATCAGGGCGTTCTTGATAAATCGAGGGCCGAGTACTGGATGCCCGTTGATCAGTATATCGGCGGAGTAGAACACGCCGTCATGCATCTTCTGTATGCCCGGTTTTATACCAAGGTTCTGCGCGATCTCGGGTTGATGGATATCGACGAGCCTTTTACCAACCTGCTGACCCAGGGTATGGTCTGTATGGAGACCAAGGAGTGCCCCGAGCATGGCTGGCTCTATCCGGAAGAGATTGTCGACGGTACCTGTACCAAATGTCAGAATAGCGTCGTCACCGGGCGTAATGAAAAGATGAGTAAGTCGAAGAAGAATGTTGTCGACCCGGACCACCTGATTCAGCATTACGGCGCTGATACGGCCCGGTTATTCTCTCTTTTCGCGTCACCGCCGGAAAAGGACCTTGAGTGGAACGAACAGGGTGTTGAGGGGTGCTATCGTTTCCTGAACCGGGTCTGGCGTGGTGTTTTTGATAACTTCGAATTGATTCGTGATGTTGCACCGGCGACTTCGGCCGAAGGGAAAGGTCGTGATCTCCGGCGGATTGTTCACAAGACAATCAAAAAAGTCACCGACGATATTGACGGCCGATTCCATTTCAATACGGCTATTGCCGCGATTATGGAACTGGTCAATGCTATCTATGGTTTTGCTGAAAAAGATCAGCACCCTGAGGTTATGCGCGAGGCACTGGAAACCGTTGTTGTTCTGCTGACACCGTTCGTACCGCATGTTGCCGAAGAGATGTGGAGCCTGCTTGGAAATGAAGATCGGCTGTCGACCGGATCCTGGCCGCAATGGGATGAGGCAGCGCTGGTTGAAGAGAGTAAGCTGATTGTTGTCCAGGTCAATGGCAAAGTTCGCGGCAAGGTTAAGGTGCCGGCCGATATTGCCGAGGATGATCTGAAAGAAGCCGCAATTGAAGAAGAGAATGTCGCTCGCTTTATTGCTGACAAAACCGTCCGGAAAGTTATTGTTATTCCAGGACGCCTTGTGAATGTGGTTGTCTCTTGA
- a CDS encoding translation initiation factor IF-1 yields the protein MAKEEAIEVEGEVIEPLPNAMFRVKLDNDHVVLAHISGKMRKYYIRILPGDRVTVELSPYDLTRGRITYREK from the coding sequence TTGGCTAAAGAAGAAGCGATTGAAGTTGAAGGTGAAGTTATTGAGCCGCTACCGAATGCAATGTTTCGGGTTAAACTCGACAACGACCATGTCGTTCTGGCCCACATTTCGGGAAAAATGCGGAAATATTATATCCGGATTCTTCCGGGTGACCGGGTGACCGTTGAGTTGTCGCCGTATGATCTGACCCGTGGCCGTATTACCTATCGGGAGAAATAA
- a CDS encoding response regulator — protein sequence MSTFNVLVVEDSPTMRQLIVFALKRVRGLNITEANDGVDGLKKISAEKFDLILTDINMPIMDGLKLVSLVRNDPNYKDVPIVIITTEGANEDKERAMAIGANDYITKPIQTTKIIDVTRRLLNI from the coding sequence ATGTCGACATTCAATGTCCTCGTTGTTGAAGATTCACCCACTATGCGTCAACTTATTGTGTTTGCGTTAAAGAGGGTTCGAGGCCTCAATATCACCGAAGCAAACGATGGTGTTGATGGTCTGAAGAAGATTTCAGCGGAAAAGTTTGACCTCATTCTGACCGATATCAATATGCCGATTATGGATGGCTTGAAACTGGTTAGCCTGGTTCGGAATGATCCGAACTACAAGGATGTCCCCATCGTTATCATTACGACCGAGGGTGCCAATGAGGACAAGGAAAGGGCCATGGCAATCGGTGCGAACGACTATATCACCAAACCGATCCAGACGACCAAAATCATTGATGTGACCAGGCGGTTACTGAATATCTGA
- a CDS encoding diguanylate phosphodiesterase: protein MTEKDKEQVPDQEKRAEEFLQVFKKGADFTHDLLKENERLRYQVVQIEEQMKALKSSEGSADSSELLDKIKKLEDEKNEILGRIKQVEAENVDFANRYVEIENENNMLANLYIASYQLHSTLDFKEVLQVILEIVINLIGAEEFSVLLLDEKTNKLQAVASEGLQNSELPSFELGEGIIGEMAKTGENYFNDDLEGYERDFHHPLVCIPLKIKEHVIGVIVIYKILVQKEKFSDVDYELFTLMAGHAATAIFSSKLYTESERKLSTIQGFIDLMTK from the coding sequence ATGACAGAAAAGGATAAAGAACAAGTGCCTGATCAGGAAAAAAGGGCTGAGGAGTTTCTTCAGGTTTTCAAGAAGGGGGCTGATTTTACCCACGACCTGCTCAAAGAGAATGAACGTCTGCGTTATCAGGTTGTGCAAATTGAAGAGCAGATGAAGGCACTCAAAAGCTCGGAAGGTTCTGCTGATTCGAGTGAACTGCTTGATAAAATCAAGAAGCTTGAAGACGAAAAAAATGAAATTCTCGGCCGGATCAAGCAGGTAGAAGCAGAAAATGTCGACTTTGCCAACCGCTATGTTGAGATTGAAAATGAAAACAACATGCTGGCAAATCTCTACATTGCTTCTTATCAGCTGCATTCGACGCTAGATTTCAAGGAGGTCCTTCAGGTTATTCTTGAAATAGTCATTAACCTGATCGGGGCAGAAGAGTTTTCGGTCCTTCTGCTCGACGAAAAGACCAATAAACTCCAGGCCGTTGCCAGTGAAGGCTTGCAGAACAGCGAATTGCCTTCTTTTGAACTGGGTGAGGGGATTATCGGCGAAATGGCCAAGACCGGTGAAAACTACTTTAATGATGATCTCGAAGGGTACGAAAGGGATTTCCATCATCCTCTCGTCTGTATCCCCCTGAAAATCAAGGAACACGTCATTGGCGTTATTGTCATATATAAAATATTGGTTCAGAAGGAAAAATTCAGCGATGTTGACTATGAGCTCTTCACGTTGATGGCCGGTCATGCTGCGACCGCAATTTTTTCTTCGAAGCTCTATACGGAATCGGAGCGAAAACTCTCGACGATTCAGGGCTTCATAGATCTGATGACCAAGTAA